Genomic DNA from Podospora pseudoanserina strain CBS 124.78 chromosome 4, whole genome shotgun sequence:
ATGTTGGCACACAAACACAGGACATCCAGTGGATCAGCCTGAAGGACCCAGAGCGAAAGTCCTCCCACGAATCGGCCCACCATCCCGATCGACGACAACATAGATTCTTTGACTCGCGCGCGGTTGGCGGGACATCAACACCTCGACGGACCGAGGAATTTTACGCCTTAATACCCAAGGCCGAACAAGTGCTAGAGATTGACTCGGGTGCAATTCGACAGTATGCGCATTACGGCTGGGTGTTCTGCATGCTGGTGGCCAAGGGCCCAACGGTTCTGGTCGATTCGGATGAAGAGGTCTTGATATCGGGTGGAGGCGACGGCACCATCAAGCTGTGGAAGTTGTGTGATACCGGGCCGGACTACGAGGACGGTAATGTTGTTACAGGCGACATTGAGGAATTGATGGTTCTCGGAGAGGATGATAGCGAGTCCGTCATGTCTCTTGCCATTGATGGGTCCTTCTTGTACGCCGGCAAGCTGGGCGGTATCATCGAGCTATGGGATCTGGACACGAAGCAGAAGTTGAGGGTCATCAAGGCCCATGACGGGAACGTCAATGTTCTCAAGATGAGCTTTGGGCTTCTCTGGAGTGGAGGAACTGGTGGTTCTGCCTCGGTAAGACCTTCATGGGCGCCCAAAACGACGCTAAAGCTATCACTTACTGACACGACCAACAGAAACACAGCACAGTTCATTATGGTAGAGACACCAACGGTGCGGCGCAGAACATTAGTCAAAAGTACCAGTGCCTGAGTCGATGGAAGGCTCACGACGCCAAGATCCTGTCTTCTGCCACAGTCGTTCACAACAGCGATCAGCTATTCCTCACTGGTGCCAATGACAACACGGTCCGTGTTTGGCGTGTTAACGGCATGCCATCCCAGACCGAGGACGGCACAGGGCCAGCTGAGGATATGATGATCCAATCGCTGCGGGAGTTCATCTCTTACAAGACTGTCTCGTCCCGGCCTGAATTCACCGAGGACTGCCGCAAAGGTGCCACCTTCCTCGGGTCTCTGTTCAAGCGACTGGGCGCTCAAGTGGAAATGCTCAGCACCGGCTCCTTGCACAACCCCGTGGTGTACGCCAAGTTCAGCGGCAAGCTGGAACCAGCGGAAAAGCGCAAGAGGATTCTGTTCTACGGTCACTACGATGTTGTCCCTGCGGATATGAAGGGGGACAACTGGCAGACTGATCCGTTCAAATTGTCTGGACGAGATGGCTATCTCTATGGACGCGGTGTGAGCGACAACAAGGGACCCATTATTGCTGCCCTGTATGCCGTCTCGGACCTGCTGCAAGAGAAGGCTCTCGACTCGgacatcatcttcgtcatcgagggtgaggaagaaTCCGGTTCGCGAGGATTTGCTGAAGCCATCCATGACAACAAGGAACTCATCGGGCATATCGACTACGTCCTTTTGGCAAACAGTTACTGGTTAGACGACGAGGTTCCCTGCCTGACATATGGCCTTCGTGGTGTACTTCATGCTACCGTCTGCATTGACTCCAAGCACCCTGATCTCCActctggtgttgatggcagcAATATGTTGTCGGAGCCGCTTACCGATTTAACGCTGCTTGTCAGCAAACTCAAGGACCGCAAGAACCACGTCAACATTCCAGGTTTCTACGACGGCATTCTTCCCctgaccaaggaggaggaccttCGGTATGATGACATtgccaacatcctcatccgacGGAATCCAGCAAACGGCCCCATTGAAGCTCTCAAGCGCAGTCTCATGGCGAGATGGCGCGAGCCCAACCTGACAATCCACAGATATAACGTATCTGGACCAGACGGCAGCTTGATCAGCAGCCACGCCACGGCCAATGTCAGTATCAGACTGGTCCCCGGCcaggaggtggacgaggtgATCAAGAACCTCAAGTCATTCCTCAGGGAAGAGTACGAGCAATTCGAGAGCGACAATACCCTCACCATCAGGATTGACAACAAGGCCGAGCCATGGCTGGGTGTGCCTGGAAACTACATCTTCCGGACCCTGGAAGAGGCAGTCATGAGGGCCTGGGGGCCAACGGCGTCCGAGGACAGCAACAACGGTGTCTCTGTCGCGTTGCCACCCAATGGAACCAACGACGAAACTGCGCCAAAGACACGGAAGCCTCTGTATATTCGTGAGGGTGGTTCTATCCCACCGATTCGGTtcttggagaaggagtttgacGCTCCGGCGGCTCATTTGCCCTGTGGTCAAGCGAGTGACGCGGCACATTTGGATAAcgagaggttgagggtggtgaattTACAGAAGAGTAGAGAGATCTTTAGCACCGTGTTCCGCAAGTTGTAGGATGCTTGTGGCAGTGGAATGGGCAGATCAAAATGGCGTTGGTGAGATGGGAGAGCTTGGAGTTTTCAGTAGTTTTTGAGTTTTTGGGTTAGAGTAGCGTCATCAGCGAATAGGATATTTGTTTGCACAATACTGAACCCGTAAGACAGATATTTGTCCAAGAAGGCACGTGTAAGATTCGCTGTCTATTATAGTTAAAACGACGAATAGCCAAAGCGTCCTTTACTAAGGATTTAATTCAATTCTCCACACCGCTACTTTTATATGGAAGGTAAGATAATTGTAGATCTTCCATtgaattttttttatatttaaatctaattaatataaaatCGTGAACTGTTCTGTTTTACCTCAATAATCCTTTTCGTAATATTATAAATGATTGTCGCAATCCTGGATGAAGAGCTAACCCACGAATCATTACTGACCAATTGGAAGTGGAGCGATGAGCTCACAATGAGCGTAGGGAGCCACAGGAAGGAAAGGTGatccacgggtctatatatacagaGGAACTAGATAGCTGGTAGATAGTTtcgcagtatgcaatacaagtcacattCTTTGGTatcagactattgtgattgagataagctattgttgtgcactgtttagctgcactGAACCAATTGTCTAGAAGCACCTGCAACtgagtatccctttcagaggttctcGATCGGAGTTCGTCACAGAAATATGTTACTTATAATAAATAGAAAAGGGTATTATTTCTTATATAACATCAATAGTAATGAATATTGGATGAAATCCTCGCTAAAAAAACGCTTTTGCTTTGGGTCGTTTATATATAATAGACAGTGCCGTCCCCGAAGGATCAGGAGAAGCTCGGACCAACACAACCAAGCACTTTGAATGTCAACCAACCCATTAGGCAACATCCAACCGCCTACATCGGCGAACCCCGCACATTCTTCCTCTCAAGATGGTCGATACTTATTTCTAGCATTTCATCACACTAGATCTTGTCTTTCTTGAAACCTGGACAGAAGTTGAGATGTGGCAAGCACCTGTTACCGACGGTGGAACATGGGAAGGATATCCCCAACCGCACTCAAGCCGAAGCCAGAGAAACAATTCCCAGGCGTCagttgcttcttcttgcacGCTACTACTTTACAGTCCTGGCTCTGAAACCCATGCGGATATCACGGAGGATCCGCCGGTGCTTGATATCTCTGAGTCTTATATCGGGGATTCCGTCGAACCTGCAGATGATGTTTTGATGGCCGTCGAGAAGCCTGAGCAGCCTTTGGATGATGCTACTTATACTGTTGAACACTCTTCTGGCCTTGGGGGGGTGCCTGATTCTTTATATGACAATATGGCTATGTCTGAGGTTTCTCAGGAACTTGGACGGGGCGggacagaggaggagatggtgcaGCCTATATCAGTGATGCGGAAGCGGCGTTGTGTGGCTTGTCGGCGAGTACATCCCCGTGGTGTAGTAAGTGTTCTGGATAGGAGATGTGGTTCTGACTTTGGTGCTGGTTTACAGTAAGAGCATGATTAAATGTGATCTTGAGGGACCGCCTTGTGGGCGCTGTAGGGAATATGATAGGGAGTGTGTTCCGACGACTAGGAATCCCTGCCAACtggatgttgatgctgcACCAGTGCAAGGAAATGTGACGTAGGGGTTGACGGGGTATTGGACGGGGttaaagggg
This window encodes:
- a CDS encoding hypothetical protein (COG:E; MEROPS:MER0026494; EggNog:ENOG503NXEP); the encoded protein is MVHFDPDLASSARPSNNLKTRCNMDELGEPGPLSQQGESVQKTEATDNGLVRPVPQNFVWRLYGRSNSSSTSVKVNPSDMALGVPVLRETFDPWRCHDGHDEDDGGCKGCIKINKARAAAASLATPLAMASMASHAGTTDLTATMASLQSRELDDSCPDAAPDQLQELRHDGSVLALAVSDKYIFAGTSKGEIAVWSLGTFQPVQTIQAHKRSVLCLLLADDFKYLFSTACEPIINVWCPRTFTRLYEIYSTYDVGDVFSVAYSPQREIVYVGTQTQDIQWISLKDPERKSSHESAHHPDRRQHRFFDSRAVGGTSTPRRTEEFYALIPKAEQVLEIDSGAIRQYAHYGWVFCMLVAKGPTVLVDSDEEVLISGGGDGTIKLWKLCDTGPDYEDGNVVTGDIEELMVLGEDDSESVMSLAIDGSFLYAGKLGGIIELWDLDTKQKLRVIKAHDGNVNVLKMSFGLLWSGGTGGSASKHSTVHYGRDTNGAAQNISQKYQCLSRWKAHDAKILSSATVVHNSDQLFLTGANDNTVRVWRVNGMPSQTEDGTGPAEDMMIQSLREFISYKTVSSRPEFTEDCRKGATFLGSLFKRLGAQVEMLSTGSLHNPVVYAKFSGKLEPAEKRKRILFYGHYDVVPADMKGDNWQTDPFKLSGRDGYLYGRGVSDNKGPIIAALYAVSDLLQEKALDSDIIFVIEGEEESGSRGFAEAIHDNKELIGHIDYVLLANSYWLDDEVPCLTYGLRGVLHATVCIDSKHPDLHSGVDGSNMLSEPLTDLTLLVSKLKDRKNHVNIPGFYDGILPLTKEEDLRYDDIANILIRRNPANGPIEALKRSLMARWREPNLTIHRYNVSGPDGSLISSHATANVSIRLVPGQEVDEVIKNLKSFLREEYEQFESDNTLTIRIDNKAEPWLGVPGNYIFRTLEEAVMRAWGPTASEDSNNGVSVALPPNGTNDETAPKTRKPLYIREGGSIPPIRFLEKEFDAPAAHLPCGQASDAAHLDNERLRVVNLQKSREIFSTVFRKL